TTCACCGACTTGCGGGTGCAGTTCACGCTGCTGCTCGCGCCGTTGGGATTTCTGCCTTTTGCGGCCTGGCAGATGCGCGGCCCGGCATGGGGACGCAAACGGGGGTGGATCGTCTGCCTGGCGGCGCTGTCCGGTGCAGCGCTGATCTGGTTCATCAGTCTGCAGGCATGGACGCCGCAGATGGTGACCCTTTCGCAGCTGCCGGGGCTGACGGCTGTAACCCTTCCGCTCGGCGCCATCCTGCGGGGTGTGGCCGTTGCCGGGCTGATTCTATCCATCATGGGCGCGCTTGCGGCGGGGATGAAGGTGCTGCACGCGGCGATCGGACTGTTTGTGTGCTCCCTGCCGTTTGTGATTCTGGCGGGTGTTCCTCAGATCGAGCGGATCTTCGACATCACCCGCTTTGACAAGCTGTTGCTGGCCGGCGTGCTCTTGATTGCGGCGTCTGGCGGCCTTATCCTGATGCTCACGCAGTTGGATGAGCGGGTGACGAATATTGTGCATTCGGGGAACCGATCGGAGAAGCAAACCTTGGGCGTGCTCGGCGGCCTGACGCTGCTCGGGTTGTGGTTTGGCCAGATCAGTCTGTTGTCCGGAAATGACTCGAACCCGCTGCTGGCTGGCCTTCGCAGCGGCCTGAATGTAATACTGGCTGTTGCGGTTGTGGCTGTGTTGATCTGGGGACGGCGCGTCCTGGCCCGCCGGGGGGGGTTGCGTTGCGCGATGGGCGAAGTGACTCAGCAGTGGCTCATTGCGACCGTGGCCGCGTTTTTGATGATGAGCGTGCTGTTGATCGTGCTGGCCAATCCGAAGGGGGATCTCCAGGACGCCTTCATCCAGAAGGTGAAGTTCATCTCGTCGCACGGCCTGTTCGCCATCTGGATCGGTTACGGCCTGGTGTTCGGTCTGGCGGCCTTCGACGCGCTGCTGTCCTCCGTCTTGGGGCGGAACCGTGCGTCGAACCTCTCCGCCCCGACGCTGAATCCCGGCGGCCGGTTCTTATCACAGGTGATTCTCGCGGCTGCGGTAGCCGTCACGCTGGCGCTGGCGGCTATTCCGGTTTACCGCAATTACACCGATGATCGGCTGGTCTTCGAATTCGGCGGCTCGGAGCAAAACGCCAATGACTATGGCTGGCAGTTCGGCAACTACCAGTTGCGCGGCGCGGCGGCGATCACCGAGGAACTGGAGGCGACCGAAGAGCCGCTGCCCAACCCGCTCTTTCCCCCCGCGATGGAGCCGAACGCGGTCTTCTTCGGCGGCACCGATCCCGGGCGGTTTGTTCCAACCTACATGATCTACTCGGCGCGGGTGCGGCCCGACGTCTTCCTGATCACCCAGAACGCGCTGGCCGACAACACCTACATGGCCACGATGCGCGCGCTGTATGCCGATCAGATCTGGATGCCGACGACGGATGACAGCGCGCAGTCGTTCAGAATCTATGTGGATGAGGTCAACGCGGGCAAGCGGCCCCGCAATGCTGAGCTGGTGGTGGAGAACGGCCGCGTGCAGGTGAGCGGCGCGCTGGGCGTGATGGAGATCAACGGCATCCTATGCGAGATGATCTGGCGCAACAACAACTTCCGCCATGCGTTCTACGTCGAGGAGAGCTATCCCATCCAGTGGATGTATCCGTACTTCACGCCGCACGGTCTGATCATGAAGCTCAACAACGCGCCGGGGCCGCTGTCCGCAGATGTCGTCACCGCCGATCTGGACTTCTGGGACTGGTATTGGCGCCGTCTCACCCGCGATGATCGGTTCCGCCGCGACGTGGTGGCCCAGAAATCGTTCTCCAAGTTGCGCGGATCGATCGGCGGACTATACGGGGCGCATGGCCGGACACGCGAGGCCGAGATCGCGCTTCAGGAGGCGCGCATCCTCTATCCGCCCAGCCCGGAGGCAAACTTCAAACTGGCGCAAGATGTTCTGCTGCGGCAGGGGCGCACGGCGGATGCGCTGGACGTGATCGGCACGTTGGTTCGGCTCGATCCCAACAACGCCTCGGCCAATGCGTTTTTCAGCACGATCTCCCATTATGATACGACGGAGCGGGAGCTGCGCCTGCTGCTGACCGAGGCTCAGCAAGGCGGATCGATGCCGCTGGAGAAGACACTGAAAATCGCCCAATGCTACCGCGAGCTCGGCAATATCGAACAGTCGGCGCGGGTGCTGGAGCATCTCGCAAGTTTGGACGGGCTGCCCTGGAACGTCATGCTGGAGGTCGGCATCCAGCTTGCCGAGGGACGGAAGGCCGAAGCCGCAGAACGCGTGCTCGATCGTCTGATGGTGCAACCGCTCCCCAAGGAGTTCCCGCTTGAGGGATACATCCGCATTGCCCGGGCCTACGACATCTGCGGCCGCACGGAGAAGATGATCGCACCCGTAAAACGCTATCTGCAGGCGGAGCCGGGCGAGTGGCGCGTGTGGATCACGCTGGCTGTGGCCTACCAAAAGTTAAAGATGGAGGGGAACGCGCTCGGTGCCTTGCAGCGCGCGCAGGACCTCGGCCGATCACAGGCGATGCAGGCGGCTTATGAGATACCGAGTCTGAGACCACTGGTGCAGCAGCTCGCGCAGCAGGGCCGGGGGGCCGGTGCCCTGGGGTTGCCGGGGCTGCCACGATAGGATTCCGCTTTTAGTTTTCAGCTTTCGGCTTTCAGCTATTTCCACGGAGGCGACGCCGCCATGCTCCGACAGTTCATGGATACCCCGCGGCTTCTGGCGGACGGGTGCGTGCTGGATCGGGACGAGTCGCACCACCTGATCCGGGTGCTGCGCGTAACGCCGGGCGACGGGGTCGAGGGCTTTGACGGTGCCGGGCTGATCCGCCCGTTGCGCGTGGCGCGTGTGGCCCGGAACGAGGTCGGGCTGGAACCCGCGGGCGTTGCCGTGGCGCGTCCGAAGCCCGCCTGCGCGATTACGCTCTTCGTCTGCATCAGCAAGGGAAACCGAATGGACTGGACCGTGGAAAAGGCGGTCGAGACCGGAGCGTCTCGGATCGTGCCGGTGCTTTCCGCCCGGACGGTGGTGCGGCTCGACGCGCAGGAAGGTCTCGATAAGCGGCTGCGGTGGGAGCGGGTCGCGCGCGAGGCGGCCCGGCAATGCGGCGCAGCATGGGTGCCTCAGATCGAGGCGCCGCTGGCCTGCGACGCCAGCACGGCGCTCGTCGCCGAATCCGCGCCGGTGCTGATCGGGGCGTTGCGCCCGAACACACCGCTGTTGCGCGAGGCGTTGGAGGCTTTTCCCGAGCGGCCCGCCCACGCCGGCTGGTTCGTCGGCCCTGAGGGCGATTTCACAACCGACGAATTGGACCGGCTGATCGCCGCTGGCGCGATTCCGGTCGCCTTGGGTGGCTTGGTGCTGCGCGCCGAAACCGCCGCACTCTACGGACTGTGCGTCATCGGCAGCCGCTGGCTGTAGCTAGCGCTTCTGACGCAGCGCATCCCGGTTGGCGAAGAAGGTCTCGGAGGCCTTTCGCATCCGCTCGGCCTCTGGAAATACGGAGGGCTCGCAGGAATCGCGGAACTCCTCAAGCAGCTTGCGCTGTTTGGACGAGAGATGGACCGGAACCTCGATCACGATGCGCACATTGAGATCGCCGGTGCCACGCCCTTCGACGCTGGGAATGCCCTTGTCGCGGAGGCGGAACACCTTGCCGTTGGGCGTGCCGGGCGGGAGGCGGATTTCGGCGAACCCTTCCGGCGTCGGAACTTTGACCGTGCCACCGAGGGCGGCATCGGCCGGCGAGACCGGCACGGTGCAGGTGAGATCATCGCCCTGCCGGTCAAACAATGCGTGGTCGCGCACGTGAAGCACGACGTAGAGGTCGCCCGGGCCGCCGCCGCGAAGCCCCCCCTCTCCCTTGCCGGGAAGCCGGAGCCGCGAGCCGGTCTCGACGCCGCGCGGGATGCGCAGGGTCAGCTTGCGGCGCGCCTTCATGCGGCCTGAACCGCCGCACTTCGTGCACGGTTGGCGGATCATCGTTCCTTCGCCGTGGCACACGGGACAGGGTTGCCGGATCTGGAAGAAGCCGCCGCCGGCGACGACGAAGCCGTGACCGCCGCACTGGCGGCAGGCTTCGCGCTTGGCCCCGGCGGCCGCGCCGGTTCCGTGACACAGGTCGCAGCCGTCATTCACCGGGATGTCGATCTCACGTTCGGAGCCGAACGCCGACTCCTCGAGATCAATCTCGATATCAAAACGG
This region of Lentisphaerota bacterium genomic DNA includes:
- a CDS encoding 16S rRNA (uracil(1498)-N(3))-methyltransferase, translating into MLRQFMDTPRLLADGCVLDRDESHHLIRVLRVTPGDGVEGFDGAGLIRPLRVARVARNEVGLEPAGVAVARPKPACAITLFVCISKGNRMDWTVEKAVETGASRIVPVLSARTVVRLDAQEGLDKRLRWERVAREAARQCGAAWVPQIEAPLACDASTALVAESAPVLIGALRPNTPLLREALEAFPERPAHAGWFVGPEGDFTTDELDRLIAAGAIPVALGGLVLRAETAALYGLCVIGSRWL
- the dnaJ gene encoding molecular chaperone DnaJ, with amino-acid sequence MAVKRDYYEVLGIGKTASADEIKKAYRKLAMQYHPDRNPNNKEAEVKFREVSEAYEVLSDEKKRRQFDQYGHEGMKSTFGPGGFDFGRDFTHMSDIEDILGNLFGGGGEGTFGNMFGGRGGRRSRTEEERGNDLRFDIEIDLEESAFGSEREIDIPVNDGCDLCHGTGAAAGAKREACRQCGGHGFVVAGGGFFQIRQPCPVCHGEGTMIRQPCTKCGGSGRMKARRKLTLRIPRGVETGSRLRLPGKGEGGLRGGGPGDLYVVLHVRDHALFDRQGDDLTCTVPVSPADAALGGTVKVPTPEGFAEIRLPPGTPNGKVFRLRDKGIPSVEGRGTGDLNVRIVIEVPVHLSSKQRKLLEEFRDSCEPSVFPEAERMRKASETFFANRDALRQKR
- a CDS encoding DUF2723 domain-containing protein, translating into MRLQYRLVYPCTRLRKPRTFMTKDDASDLSLKRGSFFRRIDWAAFWTATILSFAVFFFTLGPSVTLEDSGELAVAGDYLGVPHPPGYPIWTMCAFVFARAFEWVTFRGQPTPAWSIAMASAFFGALATGLTAMLITRSASDILKDSHQDLHAATGRREGWFCWAGGVSASLIFAFSPVMWSQSTIVEVYTLNAFFLMLIFLLTYRWMRRPSDTVLWLTAFVFGLGLTNYQVLLLAAVPLAIVIILRDVALFRDFLMVGLPVMLTAHVLKLGAMMPTPGFSKLEPFVGAKVVAPSGALIIAGLAVVLAGFAAALVMRRREPANERARNRRNAVPAVLFGMGLLLLVIAGMVTHPLNVPGEFAPRLDPMRYLWIGILAIGVVTGSALAGFAKRDRWSDPWVSVPLAVAIGLLLVLILTVANVPAARPLPAAPGQPVFSWTLPTLVFLGGCGLLFLLGSSIPQGVFYALAVLGVQTALFVLVRKGALLGLTHPTTWWFQVPVWWNFGVLALAWLLLPHGRLVSLSLFFAQLGVSFYVYMPIVSDLRNPPMNWGYPRTWEGFKHAITRGQYEKIVPSAAKLLPQLGSYFTDLRVQFTLLLAPLGFLPFAAWQMRGPAWGRKRGWIVCLAALSGAALIWFISLQAWTPQMVTLSQLPGLTAVTLPLGAILRGVAVAGLILSIMGALAAGMKVLHAAIGLFVCSLPFVILAGVPQIERIFDITRFDKLLLAGVLLIAASGGLILMLTQLDERVTNIVHSGNRSEKQTLGVLGGLTLLGLWFGQISLLSGNDSNPLLAGLRSGLNVILAVAVVAVLIWGRRVLARRGGLRCAMGEVTQQWLIATVAAFLMMSVLLIVLANPKGDLQDAFIQKVKFISSHGLFAIWIGYGLVFGLAAFDALLSSVLGRNRASNLSAPTLNPGGRFLSQVILAAAVAVTLALAAIPVYRNYTDDRLVFEFGGSEQNANDYGWQFGNYQLRGAAAITEELEATEEPLPNPLFPPAMEPNAVFFGGTDPGRFVPTYMIYSARVRPDVFLITQNALADNTYMATMRALYADQIWMPTTDDSAQSFRIYVDEVNAGKRPRNAELVVENGRVQVSGALGVMEINGILCEMIWRNNNFRHAFYVEESYPIQWMYPYFTPHGLIMKLNNAPGPLSADVVTADLDFWDWYWRRLTRDDRFRRDVVAQKSFSKLRGSIGGLYGAHGRTREAEIALQEARILYPPSPEANFKLAQDVLLRQGRTADALDVIGTLVRLDPNNASANAFFSTISHYDTTERELRLLLTEAQQGGSMPLEKTLKIAQCYRELGNIEQSARVLEHLASLDGLPWNVMLEVGIQLAEGRKAEAAERVLDRLMVQPLPKEFPLEGYIRIARAYDICGRTEKMIAPVKRYLQAEPGEWRVWITLAVAYQKLKMEGNALGALQRAQDLGRSQAMQAAYEIPSLRPLVQQLAQQGRGAGALGLPGLPR